In Fusarium oxysporum f. sp. lycopersici 4287 chromosome 4, whole genome shotgun sequence, a genomic segment contains:
- a CDS encoding adenosinetriphosphatase, producing MPRGRPSTRGTPITAADASRDTSTASNRMTRSARTRSQAASSIPTPTPAVDIQQDAPSGSRPRGRPRKSIPEVEASPLSQFPTSDIALPTKRRGRPSKAPIIESESVSSVPTPLDPDTGSDYSTPASSKVPTPAAVDHGKSTIFEVQLPAPSTSRPVDRERGLHKSAYSMNSRAKGRMVIEDSDDEDFDNYRNAQVARRLQDEELKQASSTASSSLPLRRSTRPSLSGSFNTPAQASVKRERASTLTDSTAKRGRPAKKPKVIADSDDEEIDMDAEIAQGLDLDSGSSLSSYEDESFADDDASDKEAARYISSDDEDVPMAMSRKAAGKRPARPMARTVPRVKAPAATFAHSARKAAQADGPSGDELDALESALGDAESTDFATDNNDGYIDLSSSDADADDADNRDHLATIANNRRAFRNQGVSRRAIRERERLEKNHPEIIGMWDRIKKEPVIKAGKATQPERISRQLKPFQLEGLAWMMEMEKAKYEGGLLGDEMGLGKTIQAVSLIMSDYPAKQPSLVLVPPVALMQWQQEIKSYTDGALNTFVFHGTNQKTKGITVKELKKFDVIMMSYNSLESVYRKQEKGFKRKDGIYKEKSAIHAIDFHRVILDEAHCIKTRTTMTAKACFALKTTYRWCLTGTPLQNRIGEFFSLVRFLQVDTFASYLCKQCPCSTLEWSMDEHSRCTGCKHPGVQHVSLFNQELLNPIQKYGNAGAGATAFERLRLMTDRIMLRRLKKDHTNSMELPVKEVYVDRQFFGEEENDFANSIMTNGQRKFDTYVAQGVLLNNYANIFGLIMQMRQVADHPDLILKKNAEGGQNVLVCCICDEPAEDTIRSRCKHDFCRACVGSYVRSTDEPDCPRCHIPLSIDLEQPEIEQDENLVKKNSIINRIKMENWTSSSKIELLVHELHKLRSDNASHKSIIFSQFTTMLQLIEWRLRRAGITTVMLDGSMTPAQRQASIEHFMNNVDVECFLVSLKAGGVALNLTEASRVFIVDPWWNPAAEWQSADRCHRIGQTRPCTITRLCIEDSVESRMVLIQEKKTNMIHSTVNSDTKAMESLTPQDMQFLFRGS from the exons ATGCCTCGAGGTCGCCCTTCCACCCGGGGTACGCCCATCACTGCAGCAGATG CTTCTAGAGATACATCTACTGCTTCTAATCGAATGACCCGCTCAGCCAGGACTAGAAGTCAGGCTGCCTCGTCTATACCAACTCCCACCCCAGCTGTAGATATTCAGCAAGATGCTCCCTCTGGGTCACGCCCAAGAGGAAGACCTAGGAAGAGTATCCCCGAAGTCGAGGCATCACCTCTGTCTCAATTTCCTACTTCTGACATCGCACTTCCCACTAAACGACGTGGCCGCCCAAGCAAAGCACCCATCATTGAGAGCGAGTCTGTATCATCAGTTCCCACGCCACTAGACCCAGATACAGGGAGCGATTATTCAACTCCTGCGTCTAGCAAAGTGCCAACCCCGGCAGCAGTCGATCATGGTAAATCAACTATCTTCGAAGTTCAACTTCCTGCTCCTTCTACCTCTCGCCCCGTTGACCGCGAGAGAGGTCTGCACAAGAGCGCATATTCTATGAACTCGAGGGCCAAAGGTCGGATGGTGATTGAAGACTCGGACGACGAAGATTTTGACAATTATCGAAACGCTCAAGTAGCTCGTCGCCTCCAGGATGAAGAACTCAAGCAAGCATCCAGTAccgcatcatcatcacttccCTTACGAAGAAGCACCAGACCTTCGCTCTCCGGTAGTTTCAACACTCCCGCTCAGGCTTCTGTCAAGCGAGAACGAGCATCGACCCTGACTGACTCTACCGCCAAGCGTGGTCGCCCAGCGAAAAAGCCTAAAGTCATCGCCGACTCAGATGACGAGGAAATTGACATGGATGCGGAGATAGCCCAAGGGCTTGACCTGGACAGCGGCTCGTCATTGAGCTCATACGAGGATGAATCCTTTGCCGATGATGACGCTAGCGACAAGGAAGCAGCTCGATACATCTCcagtgatgacgaagacgtTCCAATGGCTATGTCGAGAAAAGCGGCCGGAAAGCGGCCAGCACGTCCCATGGCACGCACCGTACCCCGTGTCAAGGCACCTGCTGCGACTTTTGCCCACTCCGCAAGGAAAGCCGCGCAAGCTGACGGCCCGTCTGGTGATGAGCTCGATGCATTGGAAAGCGCTTTAGGTGATGCTGAGTCTACAGACTTCGCAACTGATAACAATGACGGCTATATCGACTTGAGTAGTAGCGATGCTGATGCAGATGACGCCGATAACAGAGACCATCTCGCGACTATCGCCAACAACCGAAGGGCTTTCAGGAACCAGGGTGTGAGCAGACGTGCCATTAGAGAACGAGAGCGTTTGGAGAAAAACCACCCTGAGATCATAGGCATGTGGGACAGGATTAAAAAGGAGCCAGTGATCAAGGCTGGGAAGGCTACACAACCGGAAAGAATTTCACGCCAACTCAAGCCATTCCAACTTGAAGGTCTTGCttggatgatggagatggagaaggcaAAATACGAAGGTGGCTTACTCGGTGATGAGATGGGATTAGGCAAGACAATTCAGGCCGTGTCTCTGATTATGTCCGATTATCCCGCGAAACAGCCGTCGCTGGTTCTCGTGCCTCCAGTTGCGCTCATGCAATGGCAACAAGAGATCAAGTCTTACACCGATGGCGCCTTGAACACATTTGTTTTCCATGGAACAAACCAGAAGACCAAGGGGATCACCGTGAAGGAACTCAAGAAATTCGACGTTATCATGATGTCGTACAACAGTCTCGAGTCAGTCTATCGCAAGCAGGAAAAGGGTTTCAAGCGCAAGGATGGCATATACAAGGAGAAGAGTGCTATTCATGCGATCGATTTCCATCGGGTTATTCTGGACGAAGCACACTGTATCAAAACACGCACCACCATGACAGCCAAAGCATGCTTTGCTCTCAAGACTACCTACCGGTGGTGTCTGACGGGCACGCCTCTGCAGAACCGCATCGGAGAGTTCTTCTCTCTGGTTCGTTTCCTACAAGTCGACACCTTCGCGTCGTATCTCTGCAAGCAGTGTCCGTGCTCCACGCTTGAATGGTCGATGGACGAGCACAGTCGTTGCACTGGGTGCAAGCATCCGGGAGTGCAACATGTTTCTCTGTTCAACCAAGAGCTATTGAACCCTATTCAGAAATATGGGAATGCAGGCGCAGGCGCAACGGCTTTTGAAAGACTGCGTTTGATGACAGATCGCATCATGCTGCGCCGTCTAAAGAAAGACCACACCAACTCTATGGAACTTCCAGTCAAGGAGGTTTATGTTGACCGACAGTTTTTcggagaagaggagaacGACTTCGCGAACAGTATCATGACGAACGGCCAGCGCAAGTTTGATACGTATGTCGCTCAGGGTGTTCTCTTGAACAATTATGCCAACATTTTTGGCCTCATTATGCAGATGCGACAAGTTGCTGACCACCCTGATCTCATTCTGAAGAAGAACGCTGAAGGAGGGCAAAACGTGCTCGTTTGTTGCATCTGCGATGAGCCTGCCGAAGACACAATCCGTAGCAGGTGTAAGCATGACTTTTGCAGAGCCTGTGTCGGTAGCTACGTCCGCTCTACTGATGAACCTGATTGCCCCCGTTGTCACATCCCCCTCTCGATCGATCTGGAACAGCCAGAGATTGAGCAAGATGAGAATCTCGTCAAGAAaaactccatcatcaaccgaATCAAGATGGAGAACTGGACCTCCTCTTCCAAAATTGAACTTCTAGTCCATGAGCTACACAAACTTCGCTCTGACAACGCCTCACACAAGTCGATCATCTTCTCTCAGTTTACTACCATGCTGCAGCTCATCGAGTGGCGTCTCCGTCGGGCTGGTATCACTACAGTCATGCTCGATGGTAGCATGACACCTGCCCAACGACAGGCCTCGATCGAGCATTTCATGAACAACGTGGACGTTGAATGCTTCCTGGTTTCTCtcaaggctggtggtgtGGCACTGAACCTCACCGAAGCCTCTCGAGTATTCATTGTTGACCC ATGGTGGAATCCAGCCGCTGAGTGGCAGTCCGCTGACCGATGCCATCGCATTGGACAAACTCGACCCTGCACTATCACGCGACTGTGTATCGAGGATTCTGTTGAAAGTCGAATGGTGTTGAttcaggagaagaagactaACATGATTCACTCCACTGTCAACTCGGACACCAAGGCCATGGAATCGCTCACCCCCCAGGACATGCAATTCCTCTTCCGTGGTTCATAG